The genomic stretch GAAAGCGGACAGAGACAGGGTTTCTGCAAGGCTGATTGAGCTTAACAACCGCATCGTAATGCGCATTGTGAAGGCGAAGCCGCCGGAGCGGGTGCTGATTCTTCTCCCTCACTGCCTGCAAAACGAAAACTGTGAACTGAAAATTACCTCTGACATCTATAAGTGTGAGAGGTGCGGCAGGTGTGATATAGAAAAGCTTGCATCCGCCGGAGAAAGATATAGTTTATCAATAAACATAGCTACAGGCGGCTCGTCCGCCTTAAGGCTCGTTAAGGACACAAAACCGCAAATTATTGCAGCCGTTGCCTGTGAGCGGGACTTAATCAGCGGCATCAGTGACATATACCCCATACCGGTAATAGGAATATGCAACCGCCGCCCTGACGGTCCCTGCCGCAATACCCGTGTAAGCGCGGATGATATTGAAAATGTGCTGAGGCAGATGGGCGGCATTTAAAAAACGGATATAATAAAAATCGAGGTATAGAAAATGAGCAACTCAATGAAAACGGCATTCTTTATGGCGCTTCTCACTGTACTTTTCATGTTTGTGGGAGGCCTCATCGGCGGAAGGGGCGGAATGATGTTCGCCTTTATCTTTGCGATAGGGATGAACTTCTTCTCCTACTGGTTCAGCGACAAGATTGTCCTGAAAATGTACAAAGCAGTGGAAGTGGATGAGACGGAAGCCCCCGGCATCCACCGCATTGTGCGTAATCTCACCACTAAGGGCGGCATACCCATGCCCAAGGTTTACGTTATCCACAACCCAGCACCGAACGCTTTCGCCACAGGCAGAAACCCCGAAAACGCCGCTGTTGCGGTGACTACGGGTATTGTTGACCTCCTTAATGATGATGAGCTTGAGGGTGTTCTCGCCCATGAGCTGGCGCATATCTACGGGCGCGACATACTTATCGGCACTATCGCAGCCACCTTTGCGGGCGCTATAATGATGATAGCAAACACTGCGAAATGGGCCATGATCTTCGGCGGCTCAAGGAACAGTGAGGGCGAAAACAGCAACCCCTTTGCGGCGATTGCGGCGATGATAATTGCCCCCATAGCTGCGATGATGATACAGATGGCTATTTCCAGATCAAGGGAATACATAGCGGATGCCAGAGGGGCGAAGCTCTGCGGGAAACCGAAAGCGCTTGCGAATGCACTTCGCAAAATATCCGGCGGAGTGGCGGCAGCACCTATGGATGACGCTCAGCCGGCAACTGCCCATATGTTTATAATGAACCCCTTTTCCGCCCGTCAGGCAATGAACCTTTTCTCCACCCACCCCCCTGTGGAGGAGCGCATAGCCAGACTGGAAGCTATGCAGGGATAGTTTTAAAAAAATATAAAACCAAAAGCAGTTTTTTGGGAAGAGTATGAGAAACCCTTTTTTTCGTTAAAAAAGGGTTTCTCAAGT from Geovibrio ferrireducens encodes the following:
- a CDS encoding DUF116 domain-containing protein, whose product is MADSPRMQKLARLFLIKALFPLAIAVSRLMKADRDRVSARLIELNNRIVMRIVKAKPPERVLILLPHCLQNENCELKITSDIYKCERCGRCDIEKLASAGERYSLSINIATGGSSALRLVKDTKPQIIAAVACERDLISGISDIYPIPVIGICNRRPDGPCRNTRVSADDIENVLRQMGGI
- the htpX gene encoding zinc metalloprotease HtpX, with product MKTAFFMALLTVLFMFVGGLIGGRGGMMFAFIFAIGMNFFSYWFSDKIVLKMYKAVEVDETEAPGIHRIVRNLTTKGGIPMPKVYVIHNPAPNAFATGRNPENAAVAVTTGIVDLLNDDELEGVLAHELAHIYGRDILIGTIAATFAGAIMMIANTAKWAMIFGGSRNSEGENSNPFAAIAAMIIAPIAAMMIQMAISRSREYIADARGAKLCGKPKALANALRKISGGVAAAPMDDAQPATAHMFIMNPFSARQAMNLFSTHPPVEERIARLEAMQG